In Archaeoglobus profundus DSM 5631, the sequence CTAGGTGGAGAAGTAGTTAAGATAAGTTACGAAGGATACGTTCTGGAGAGAAAGCGTTTCAAGTTTGAAGATGTCTTCAAGCCAGCCGAGATTGAAATTGAAGAAGCTAAAGAGAGAATTTTAAGATTGCTCGAAAGCTATCGGAGTAAGATAAAGAATGGCTGTATAGCGTTTTCTGGCGGAGTAGATTCGTCACTTTTGGCAGGTCTTTACGATCTTCCACTTGTAACTGTTACAGCATCGAAGGAAGAAAAGGAGTGGGTAAAGGAGTGCGCGAGGAAGCTCGGCAGGGAGATAGAGATTTACGAGTTCGATGAAAATGTCGTTAAAGAGGTTCTACCCGATGTTATGAAAGCTATAGAGATGCAGGATAAGTTGCAGTTATCTATAGCTGTTCCGGTTTACCTCTGCATGAGATTTGCAAAGTCCTTGGGATTTAGCGAGATCGTTTTTGGGCAGGGAGCAGATGAGCTTTTCGGGGGATACAAGCGGTATGAGAGTATGGATTACAGAGATCTCGAGTTCGAGTTAAGGAAGGATTTAATGGAGATTGGAGAGAAGAACCTTGTGAGGGACAACAAAATAGCCTACACGAACGAGATAAAATTACATACGCCATATCTCCAATGGGATTTGATAAGGATCGCCATGTCCATTCCAGTCGAGCTTAAGATAAAGAGGAATGGTGAGGTAATTAGAAAGCTCATATTGAGAGAAGTAGCAAAGGAGGTAATTCCAGAGGAGATGGCATACAGAGATAAGAAGGCGATACAGTATTCAACTAAAACTGCAAAGATGCTAAAAAAGGTATTGAGAGATTTGCAGTAAGCAATACTGGG encodes:
- a CDS encoding asparagine synthase C-terminal domain-containing protein, whose amino-acid sequence is MSIYAFAEMEEGRAKRIYASTRYPSKQIGNIFADCDDEINLKYADELPLRIQGCYALVAFRPSHILLSRDVLAGKPLYFDNTTLTFSSFKHYFEEEPLEVLGGEVVKISYEGYVLERKRFKFEDVFKPAEIEIEEAKERILRLLESYRSKIKNGCIAFSGGVDSSLLAGLYDLPLVTVTASKEEKEWVKECARKLGREIEIYEFDENVVKEVLPDVMKAIEMQDKLQLSIAVPVYLCMRFAKSLGFSEIVFGQGADELFGGYKRYESMDYRDLEFELRKDLMEIGEKNLVRDNKIAYTNEIKLHTPYLQWDLIRIAMSIPVELKIKRNGEVIRKLILREVAKEVIPEEMAYRDKKAIQYSTKTAKMLKKVLRDLQ